From the genome of Gorilla gorilla gorilla isolate KB3781 chromosome 4, NHGRI_mGorGor1-v2.1_pri, whole genome shotgun sequence, one region includes:
- the CCDC112 gene encoding coiled-coil domain-containing protein 112 isoform X3: MEKDKHSHFYNQKSDFRIEHSMLEELENKLIHSRKTERAKIQQQLAKIHNNVKKLQHQLKDVKPTPDFVEKLREMMEEIENAINTFKEEQRLIYEELIKEEKTTNNELSAISRKIDTWALGNSETEKAFRAISSKVPVDKVTPSTLPEEVLDFEKFLQQTGGRQGAWDDYDHQNFVKVRNKHKGKPPFMEEVLEHLPGKTQDEVQQHEKWYQKFLALEERKKESIQSWKTKKQQKREEIFKLKEKADNTPMLFHNKQEDNQKQKEEQRKKQKLAVEAWKKQKSIEMSMKCASQLKEEEEKEKKHQKERQRQFKLKLLLESYTQQKKEQEEFLRLEKEIREKKEKAEKRKNAADEISRFQERDLHKLELKILDRQAKEDEKAQKQRRLAKLKEKVENNVSRDPSRLYKPTKGWEERTKKIGPTGSGPLLHIPHRAIPTWRQGIQRRV, translated from the exons ATGGAAAAAGATAAACACAGTCATTTCTACAACCAAAAAAGTGACTTCAGAATTGAGCATAGTATGCTAGAAGAATTGGAAAATAAATTGATTCACAGCAGGAAAACAGAAA GAGCAAAAATCCAGCAACAATTGGCCAAAATACATAATAATGTAAAGAAACTTCAGCATCAATTAAAAGATGTGAAGCCTACACCTGATT TTGTTGAGAAGCTCAGAGAAATGatggaagaaattgaaaatgCAATTAACACTTTTAAAGAAGAGCAGAGGTTGAT atatgAAGAGCTAATTAAAGAAGAGAAGACAACTAATAATGAGTTGAGTGCCATATCAAGAAAAATTGACACATGGGCTTTGGGTAATTCAGAAACAGAGAAAGCTTTCAGAGCAATCTCAAGCAAAGTTCCTGTAGACAAAGTAACACCAAGTACTCTTCCAGAAGAGGTACTAGATTTTGAAAAATTCCTTCAGCAAACAGGAGGGCGACAAGGTGCCTGGGATGATTATGATCACCAGAACTTTGTAAAGGTGAGAAACAAACATAAAGGGAAGCCACCATTTATGGAAGAAGTTCTAGAACACCTTCCTGGAAAAACACAAGATGAAGTTCAACAGCATGAAAAATGGTATCAAAAGTTTCTGGctctagaagaaagaaaaaaagag TCAATTCAGAGTTGGAAAACTAAAAAGCAGCAAAAAAGGGAGGAAATTTTCAAGTTAAAGGAAAAGGCAGACAACACACCTATGCTTTTTCATAATAAACAAGAGGAtaatcaaaagcaaaaagaggaacaaagaaagaaacagaaattggCAGTTGAAgcttggaagaaacagaaaagtatagAAATGTCAATGAAATGTGCTTCCCagttaaaagaagaagaagagaaagagaaaaaacatcaGAAAGAACGCCAGCGCCAGTTTAAGCTAAAATTACTACTAGAAAGTTatacccagcagaagaaagaacaggaAGAATTTTTGAGGCTTGAAAAGGAgataagggaaaagaaagaaaaggcggaaaaaaggaaaaatgctgcTGATGAAATTTCCAGATTTCAAGAAAGA gatttacATAAACTTGAATTGAAAATTCTAGATAGACAGGCAAAGGAAGATGAAAAGGCACAAAAACAAAGAAGACtggcaaaattaaaagaaaag GTTGAAAACAATGTTAGTAGAGATCCCTCTAGGCTTTACAAACCCACCAAAGGTTGGGAAGAACGAACCAAAAAGATAGGACCAACAGGCTCTGGGCCACTTCTACATATCCCACATAG gGCTATTCCAACCTGGAGACAAGGAATACAGAGAAGAGTATGA